In Desulfomonile tiedjei DSM 6799, a genomic segment contains:
- a CDS encoding RluA family pseudouridine synthase, which produces MPESVKLIIPTDAPSDRADKVLAVCLKGTHSRSALAKLIRLGLVRVHGTAVKPSTVLNPGDCVELLAEEISPSPAISGIPDFSILFEDSHIIVVNKPPGLVVHPGAGRPGNTLMDALVADRPQMLQVGEEGRWGVVHRLDRDTSGVMVLAKTSLAHESLSAQFRAHSVHRIYLALVRGNPGQDSGRIEVAIGRHPKDRKRISTVTTKARHAATKWRVLTRLGPLTLLEVMPETGRTHQIRVHLASIGLPVAGDPVYGKIRKKGGIDDPKLKAALRTLHRQALHAAVLGLKHPEDKQYVEFSSPLPDDIQAILDLQFSHEECPG; this is translated from the coding sequence ATGCCTGAATCCGTCAAACTGATTATTCCAACGGATGCCCCTTCGGACAGAGCCGATAAGGTCCTTGCTGTGTGTCTGAAGGGCACGCATTCGCGCTCGGCTCTGGCAAAATTGATCAGGCTTGGGCTGGTTCGCGTTCATGGCACTGCAGTCAAGCCATCGACCGTTCTGAACCCAGGGGACTGCGTCGAACTGCTAGCCGAAGAGATTTCCCCAAGTCCCGCGATATCCGGAATCCCGGATTTTTCGATTCTGTTCGAGGACTCCCATATTATCGTCGTGAACAAACCCCCCGGCCTGGTAGTTCATCCCGGAGCGGGACGACCCGGCAACACGCTCATGGATGCTCTCGTTGCGGACAGGCCGCAGATGCTGCAGGTGGGAGAGGAAGGTCGATGGGGAGTGGTGCACCGCCTGGATCGCGACACTTCTGGAGTGATGGTTTTGGCGAAGACGTCGCTGGCTCACGAGTCGCTTTCGGCTCAGTTCAGGGCTCATTCGGTGCACAGAATCTACCTGGCTCTCGTACGGGGTAATCCCGGGCAGGACAGCGGCAGAATAGAGGTAGCAATAGGAAGGCATCCCAAAGACCGAAAGAGAATCTCCACAGTGACAACAAAGGCTCGGCACGCCGCGACAAAGTGGCGGGTGCTCACACGTCTGGGGCCGCTGACTCTGCTGGAAGTAATGCCGGAAACCGGGAGAACGCATCAGATCAGGGTTCACCTTGCCTCGATAGGATTGCCGGTTGCCGGAGATCCTGTGTATGGCAAGATACGTAAGAAGGGCGGAATCGACGACCCGAAGCTCAAAGCTGCTCTTCGGACTCTTCACCGGCAGGCCCTCCATGCAGCGGTTCTGGGATTGAAGCATCCTGAGGACAAACAGTACGTGGAGTTCTCGTCGCCCCTGCCGGACGATATTCAAGCTATTCTGGATTTGCAGTTTTCCCATGAAGAATGTCCCGGATAG
- the speB gene encoding agmatinase, whose protein sequence is MHNVQFLASSAREVLPGRPAILGCPLDVTSTYRSGSDIAPNAIRRASDSIETYSPFLDMDLEDRPFSDLGDLDIAGQLLDSSLDLMEQAASTIHAKGGRLLALGGEHTITLPLVKSLHASFPDLVLIHADAHSDLRDEYEGRPINHATVIKRISEIIGADRLIQLGIRSGTREEFAWMHENGTLLTWDASSAKELAKRVAGRPVYFTLDLDVLDPSCLHATGNPEPGGWFYSDMERLFQALRKMRLIAADVVELNPQLDPSQVGTITASKIVRELLLILGTTGI, encoded by the coding sequence ATGCATAACGTTCAGTTTCTCGCCTCATCCGCTCGGGAAGTGCTTCCGGGCCGACCTGCCATTCTCGGATGTCCGCTCGATGTGACGTCCACATATCGGAGCGGCTCGGATATTGCTCCGAATGCCATACGAAGGGCTTCAGATTCCATTGAGACCTATTCCCCTTTTCTTGACATGGATCTGGAAGATCGGCCTTTCAGCGATCTCGGGGACCTCGACATTGCCGGTCAATTACTCGATTCTTCACTCGATTTAATGGAGCAGGCGGCGTCGACTATCCACGCGAAAGGTGGACGACTATTGGCGTTGGGGGGGGAACACACGATTACACTTCCTCTTGTGAAGTCTTTGCACGCGAGCTTTCCCGATCTCGTGCTCATTCATGCTGACGCGCATTCGGACTTGAGAGACGAGTACGAGGGGCGGCCCATTAACCATGCAACAGTCATTAAGAGAATATCCGAGATAATCGGAGCCGACCGGTTAATTCAGCTCGGAATCAGATCCGGTACGCGCGAAGAATTCGCATGGATGCACGAAAACGGAACCCTGCTCACGTGGGACGCGTCAAGTGCAAAAGAGCTGGCAAAGCGTGTCGCTGGACGGCCGGTGTACTTCACCCTGGATCTCGATGTGCTCGATCCTTCTTGCTTGCATGCAACGGGAAATCCCGAACCCGGGGGATGGTTTTACAGCGATATGGAGCGCTTATTTCAGGCGCTCCGCAAAATGCGATTGATTGCCGCAGATGTGGTGGAGTTAAATCCGCAGTTGGACCCATCTCAAGTGGGCACTATAACGGCATCCAAAATCGTACGCGAGCTGTTGCTGATTCTCGGTACTACCGGGATATAA
- a CDS encoding S1C family serine protease, translated as MISFLTHWPARISFSLLALFLCTISVCVAQEQSSKTVPRGGCPDLIELIKELTPAVVNISIERHMLQHSSTEPPPLFRSKPGALEDQSRTKDRFQADSVGSGFFCDTQGHIVTNAHVVEGAGKILVTLSTGRVTTARLVAVHPKVDLAMLKIASSSPLQKAKIGDSAGIQVGEWVVAVGNPFGLGRTVTVGIVSGKGRFLGLGPDDNFIQTDASINPGNSGGPLFNMAGEVIGVNTAIIASGKGIGFAIPSNYLHELIKLPTNGEFAVRGWLGIYVEDVTPEQAKKLGMGTPRGTWVDEVLTSTPAQNAGLKKGDLIVDADGKQIKNGRHLSKVISSFKPGDILKMKVIRGRQQQAVDIVLGKSPE; from the coding sequence ATGATTTCATTTCTTACCCATTGGCCCGCCCGAATTTCTTTCTCTCTCCTAGCGCTGTTTCTTTGTACGATCTCTGTATGCGTTGCTCAAGAGCAGTCATCCAAGACTGTGCCGCGCGGGGGGTGCCCGGATCTCATCGAGCTCATAAAAGAATTAACGCCCGCGGTTGTGAATATTTCCATCGAACGTCACATGCTGCAGCACAGTTCGACTGAACCCCCTCCCCTGTTTCGTTCCAAGCCGGGCGCTTTAGAAGACCAGTCCAGAACGAAGGATCGATTTCAAGCGGACAGCGTAGGCAGCGGATTCTTCTGTGACACTCAGGGGCACATCGTAACCAACGCTCACGTAGTGGAAGGTGCAGGGAAAATTCTCGTTACCCTTTCCACAGGAAGAGTCACAACTGCACGACTCGTCGCAGTCCACCCCAAGGTGGATCTGGCGATGCTCAAGATTGCGTCTTCGTCTCCGCTTCAGAAAGCGAAGATCGGAGATTCGGCCGGTATTCAGGTAGGTGAATGGGTGGTTGCAGTAGGCAATCCCTTCGGATTAGGAAGAACCGTGACCGTCGGGATTGTCAGCGGAAAGGGAAGATTCCTGGGGCTCGGACCGGACGACAATTTCATCCAGACCGATGCTTCGATAAATCCCGGTAACTCAGGCGGACCGTTGTTCAATATGGCTGGAGAAGTCATAGGAGTGAACACTGCAATCATTGCTTCCGGGAAAGGAATCGGCTTTGCCATCCCATCCAATTATCTTCACGAACTTATCAAATTACCGACGAACGGCGAATTTGCCGTCCGAGGGTGGCTTGGAATTTATGTGGAGGACGTCACTCCGGAGCAGGCCAAAAAACTGGGGATGGGCACTCCCCGCGGAACATGGGTGGATGAGGTACTCACGTCCACTCCTGCCCAAAATGCAGGCCTGAAAAAAGGCGACCTCATTGTGGATGCGGACGGCAAGCAGATTAAAAACGGGAGACATCTTTCGAAGGTTATTTCCTCTTTCAAACCCGGGGATATCCTCAAGATGAAAGTCATCAGAGGGCGCCAACAACAGGCGGTCGATATCGTTCTCGGTAAATCTCCCGAATAA
- the gmk gene encoding guanylate kinase, with the protein MSKGCLFVISAPSGAGKSTLINRIRPEFPDMLYSISCTTRPPRIGEIDGTHYYFVSREQFKSMIKNNEFLEWKEVHGNLYGTPARFVTDAVEVGRSVILDIDVEGAREVFRKFGQAIGIFITVPEISILEQRLRARGTDSDASIRIRMMNATGELALAPMFRHVVVNDDLEEAVQCLASILRKQTCCK; encoded by the coding sequence ATGAGCAAGGGCTGTCTTTTTGTCATTTCCGCCCCCTCAGGGGCAGGAAAATCCACACTGATCAACAGAATTCGGCCGGAATTTCCGGATATGCTATATTCCATATCGTGCACGACCAGACCCCCGAGAATCGGCGAGATCGATGGCACTCACTACTATTTCGTAAGCAGAGAACAATTCAAATCCATGATCAAGAACAACGAATTCCTTGAATGGAAGGAAGTGCATGGCAATCTCTATGGGACACCTGCACGGTTCGTCACTGACGCCGTTGAAGTGGGTCGTAGTGTCATTCTCGATATAGATGTGGAAGGGGCGCGGGAAGTATTCCGGAAATTCGGTCAGGCAATCGGGATATTTATCACCGTTCCGGAGATATCCATATTGGAACAACGTCTGAGGGCGCGAGGCACGGATTCCGACGCATCGATCCGGATCAGAATGATGAATGCCACCGGCGAACTCGCTCTGGCCCCAATGTTCAGACATGTAGTGGTAAATGACGATCTGGAGGAGGCAGTACAGTGTCTCGCTTCCATCCTGAGGAAACAAACTTGCTGTAAATAG
- a CDS encoding 4Fe-4S binding protein: MERLRFKIQLAFAALFNIGLFQWHSVCFPVLNCHSCPTSIFACPIGVIGQFSAIGVFPLSVIGIIAVAGLVAGRFLCGWACPFGLVQDLLYRVPYVKFSLPAWTRFIKYGVLALLVIAVPYFLSPAFPLYFCRLCPVATVESAVPWAIINGTADVLTLSFRLGLLFLIIVLAMGHKRFFCKVLCPLGASLSLFNRFAAIFPQRNDKCIDCKTCNKTCPMETKSARFGVFDDRAEECIACLDCQKKCPTDAIRLWG, translated from the coding sequence GTGGAACGTTTAAGATTTAAAATTCAGCTCGCTTTTGCAGCTCTGTTTAATATCGGGTTATTTCAATGGCATTCGGTCTGCTTCCCTGTTCTGAATTGCCATTCTTGTCCGACCTCGATATTTGCATGCCCCATCGGCGTCATAGGCCAGTTCTCGGCCATCGGCGTTTTTCCTCTGAGCGTCATTGGAATCATTGCAGTTGCAGGCCTTGTGGCAGGACGATTCCTCTGCGGATGGGCTTGTCCTTTCGGACTCGTTCAGGATCTTCTCTATCGTGTGCCGTACGTGAAGTTCTCATTGCCTGCGTGGACCAGGTTCATAAAATACGGGGTTCTGGCACTATTGGTGATAGCGGTGCCCTATTTCCTCAGTCCGGCCTTCCCGCTCTATTTCTGCCGTCTTTGTCCTGTGGCTACCGTGGAATCAGCGGTCCCATGGGCAATCATCAATGGAACGGCCGATGTTCTCACGCTTTCGTTCCGACTTGGTTTGCTCTTCCTCATCATTGTCCTCGCAATGGGACACAAGCGATTCTTCTGCAAAGTACTTTGCCCTCTCGGAGCAAGTCTATCGCTGTTCAACAGATTCGCAGCAATATTTCCTCAACGAAACGATAAGTGCATAGACTGCAAGACCTGTAATAAGACCTGTCCCATGGAGACCAAGTCAGCGCGATTCGGAGTGTTCGACGATCGCGCAGAGGAATGTATCGCGTGCCTTGACTGTCAGAAGAAATGCCCGACAGACGCAATCCGTCTCTGGGGATAA
- a CDS encoding ArnT family glycosyltransferase, with amino-acid sequence MESRFRLSMFVIIIVLLIPSLYWVYVDRSVWGWDCAGYAWGSTDLWCSLRHAPSMWWQVMKGVSGNKAPGLPWIGQFFVPLGAAVHSVEFGLLLLILSIQVGTLLLAYSIAREFFPDRLDIQLCGILLFASAPLFVGMTHTFLVEAFQLFTVLSFYWIAIKSQRMARIETAAFLLIATNLAMLAKVSSPMYCFLPGIVVLWDAVRARKWLPDTSARTLIRIGFLVFLGLVLTFATVSWYAHNYQNLLVFLAEVGSGRVASFYGHQGQFPAKLWHWLSVASVTLTTPEGLGIIAAILTISIGLALLRGKIELGALDRLNLLTLVGLAQAAIVLTVFSLNVNEDVRYILPTLSAFFIVFLRLVWFVPRTAPVIALVLAVQWGFVQAQALGFIHQNPSMTVWVTAPNRDTAGRRELEHIVQATCTSETRGRINYIGMDLLWLNNCSVSFCAAKARMQNGIECFYRPLGFIEFDTEKAWTDMNAANPLFYISTEEQAQPNPPDFLNQVSLPTLKRIEADPRFKRVPFESKLRVVIFRNDRK; translated from the coding sequence ATGGAATCCAGATTTAGGCTAAGTATGTTTGTAATTATTATCGTTTTGTTGATTCCCAGTCTTTACTGGGTATACGTGGATCGTTCAGTTTGGGGTTGGGACTGTGCAGGATATGCCTGGGGATCTACAGACCTCTGGTGTTCCCTGAGACATGCCCCGTCAATGTGGTGGCAGGTCATGAAAGGAGTATCGGGCAACAAGGCTCCAGGACTGCCCTGGATCGGTCAGTTCTTCGTTCCTCTGGGAGCCGCAGTTCATTCTGTTGAATTCGGCCTTTTACTGCTTATCTTGAGCATTCAAGTCGGAACGCTCCTCCTCGCGTACTCGATAGCTCGTGAATTCTTCCCGGACCGCTTGGACATACAGCTTTGCGGGATCCTGCTATTCGCCTCAGCACCCCTCTTTGTGGGGATGACTCATACGTTTCTTGTCGAGGCATTTCAGCTTTTTACAGTCCTTTCATTTTATTGGATTGCGATTAAATCGCAAAGGATGGCCCGAATCGAGACAGCAGCATTCCTGCTCATTGCGACAAATCTTGCTATGCTGGCCAAGGTATCTTCTCCAATGTACTGTTTTCTGCCGGGAATAGTCGTTTTGTGGGATGCCGTGCGGGCAAGGAAATGGTTGCCGGACACATCCGCCCGGACCCTTATCCGCATAGGATTTCTTGTCTTCCTGGGTTTGGTCCTGACGTTTGCGACTGTTTCCTGGTACGCTCACAATTATCAGAATCTTCTCGTCTTCTTGGCAGAGGTCGGGTCAGGAAGGGTGGCTTCCTTTTACGGGCATCAGGGTCAGTTTCCGGCAAAGCTGTGGCATTGGCTTTCCGTGGCATCCGTCACACTGACAACTCCGGAAGGATTGGGAATCATTGCAGCAATATTGACAATTTCCATCGGGCTCGCTCTTCTCAGAGGGAAGATAGAGCTTGGAGCTTTGGATCGTCTCAATCTGTTGACCCTTGTTGGATTGGCTCAGGCCGCCATCGTGTTGACGGTCTTTTCTCTCAACGTCAATGAAGACGTTCGCTACATACTTCCTACACTCTCCGCGTTTTTTATCGTGTTCCTTCGTCTCGTGTGGTTTGTTCCGCGTACTGCTCCTGTCATTGCTCTGGTACTCGCAGTTCAATGGGGATTCGTACAAGCCCAGGCACTCGGCTTTATCCATCAGAATCCCAGTATGACAGTTTGGGTCACGGCTCCTAACCGTGACACCGCGGGCAGGAGAGAACTCGAGCACATTGTGCAGGCTACGTGCACTTCCGAGACTCGGGGAAGGATAAACTACATCGGTATGGATCTCCTTTGGCTGAATAATTGTTCGGTTTCTTTCTGTGCTGCCAAAGCGAGAATGCAGAATGGGATCGAATGTTTTTACAGACCGCTCGGGTTCATAGAATTCGATACAGAGAAGGCGTGGACCGACATGAACGCGGCGAACCCCCTCTTCTATATTTCTACCGAAGAACAGGCCCAGCCGAATCCTCCCGATTTTCTCAATCAAGTGAGTCTTCCCACACTAAAGAGGATTGAGGCTGATCCCAGATTCAAGAGAGTACCGTTTGAATCGAAATTGCGTGTCGTCATTTTTCGCAACGATCGAAAATGA
- a CDS encoding glycine cleavage system protein H, with translation MAVKEKKKSGVTVFNLADKECVWMRARIVGVKYCDNAFDCTSCTFDKAMTRKMSKDSRDAKWNTKMSKMLGSNDLRCRHAATGGAPPSKKCANSYDCARCPYDQMLDDMIQTDHTLFGPPQYMNAHGYLVPRDYYIHKGHGWARVEYGGRIRIGLDDFGNRLVGRLDGFRLPSLGTRFKVEDESFIAEREGHEVGIRAPLTGVVTAVNHKLLDHPDSPNADPYGSGWVMLIDPMELKHDLEGLAFGLESVKFIEAEAERLLSMITDDPSAAAALGGEPIKDVYGAFRDVGWDGLVKKFL, from the coding sequence ATGGCCGTCAAAGAGAAAAAGAAGAGTGGGGTGACGGTGTTCAACCTGGCCGACAAGGAATGCGTGTGGATGCGGGCGCGAATTGTCGGCGTAAAGTACTGCGATAATGCATTCGATTGCACGAGCTGTACTTTCGACAAAGCGATGACCCGCAAAATGTCCAAAGATTCCCGGGACGCCAAGTGGAACACGAAAATGTCCAAAATGCTCGGCAGCAACGATCTGCGTTGTCGTCATGCCGCCACGGGAGGCGCTCCGCCCTCGAAGAAGTGTGCAAACAGTTATGATTGTGCACGCTGTCCGTACGATCAGATGCTGGACGATATGATCCAGACTGACCACACGCTCTTCGGACCGCCCCAGTATATGAATGCTCACGGATATCTCGTTCCCAGAGATTACTATATCCACAAGGGCCATGGCTGGGCTCGGGTCGAGTACGGCGGCAGGATCAGAATAGGCCTGGATGATTTCGGCAATCGTCTCGTGGGCAGGCTTGACGGTTTTCGGCTGCCGTCACTGGGAACGCGGTTCAAAGTCGAGGACGAATCGTTCATAGCCGAGCGCGAAGGTCACGAGGTCGGCATCCGGGCTCCCCTCACGGGAGTGGTCACGGCTGTGAATCATAAACTTCTGGACCATCCGGATTCCCCCAATGCAGATCCGTACGGCTCAGGATGGGTCATGTTGATCGATCCTATGGAGCTGAAACACGATCTGGAGGGGTTGGCATTCGGTCTGGAAAGCGTGAAATTCATCGAAGCCGAAGCAGAACGGCTACTCTCCATGATTACCGACGATCCGTCTGCTGCAGCCGCTTTGGGTGGTGAGCCGATCAAAGATGTTTACGGTGCGTTTCGAGACGTGGGATGGGATGGCCTTGTGAAGAAATTCCTGTGA